ATTTCAATTATTCCAAAAGCCGTTGAAGTGATATCAAATATGCAAAGTTAAAATGGAAAACGAATTTAAAGATTTCAAAGCTGGATACGTTGCAATCGTAGGTGAACCAAATGTAGGGAAATCAACCCTGCTTAACACTTTGCTTCAACATAAGATATCAATTGTGACACCTAAACCGCAGACGACAAGGCATAAGATAATTGGAATAATGACAGGTGAGAACTATCAAATTGTCTTCCTTGATACACCTGGTTTGATAAAACCGAGGTACTTGCTTCAAGAGGTAATGATGAGATATGCAGAGTCAGCGCTTAATGACGCTGATATAATTCTTTTTATGGTTGATGTCAAAAAGGTGAAAACTAACGAAGCTGTAACGAAAACCTTGCCGTTTGAAATTTTAAAGCGCTATGCTGATCAAAAACCCATAATACTTGTCATAAACAAAGTTGATTTGGTCAATAAACTTGAGGTTCTTCCGATAATTGATTTTTTTAGCAAAGTTTTCCCATTCAAAGAGATCGTTCCAATTTCAGCGTTAAAGGGTCAAAATATAGATGAATTGAAAAAGGTTTTGCTTCAATACCTGCCAAATCATCCACCATTTTATCCACCCGATATGGTAACTGAACATCCAGAAAGATTTTTCGTGGCTGAGATAATTCGTGAGAAAATTTTTCAGATCTTTAGACAAGAAATACCATATTCAACCACTGTTTCAATAGTTGAGTTTAGAGAAGCAAAAGAAGAAGGGGAGCGTGATTATATTCGGGCTGAAATATATGTTGAGAAGGAATCACAAAAGGGGATTATAATTGGGAAAGATGGACAAATGCTTAAAAAGGTTGGAACG
The Candidatus Thermokryptus mobilis genome window above contains:
- the era gene encoding GTPase Era, with amino-acid sequence MENEFKDFKAGYVAIVGEPNVGKSTLLNTLLQHKISIVTPKPQTTRHKIIGIMTGENYQIVFLDTPGLIKPRYLLQEVMMRYAESALNDADIILFMVDVKKVKTNEAVTKTLPFEILKRYADQKPIILVINKVDLVNKLEVLPIIDFFSKVFPFKEIVPISALKGQNIDELKKVLLQYLPNHPPFYPPDMVTEHPERFFVAEIIREKIFQIFRQEIPYSTTVSIVEFREAKEEGERDYIRAEIYVEKESQKGIIIGKDGQMLKKVGTLAREEIEWFLGRPVYLDLYVKARKKWRDSKAWLKRLGYTVD